The window CCTTCTGCCTACCCACAATTGTAGTCGGCACTGTCCCGGTATCGCTCGTTTGATCTCCCCCTTGCCAGTTCCAATTTGCACTTCCGACTCCCACTTGGAGTCCAAAACTCTGCGTCGAGCTACACGCGTTTGTATGGCCGAATAGGTTGACCTTTTTGGTGGGGATTTCGTGGCGCCATTGTCTATATGCCGCATAACGGTCATGTGAGGCCTTGAGATCCTCTGGATTTAATTCGTCGTACATTGAGCCTTCAGAGTATTCTCTGGCATTGACCGAAGGGTTCTTGGGAGGGGGAAGGGGTGTCGATACTTGAACTGGTGCTTGGGGGACTGCCTGTGTAGTTATGCTATATGACATGCTTGATAAAAGTAGccaaaagaagagaaaaaatTAGGTGGGCGGCGAGATGGCTATGTAGTATTAGATATAGACCATGTACCATCACCAAGACTTGCCACAGGAACAACAAGAGACAACGCCGcaggaaggagatgaaaGAAGCCTGCTCTGCTTCTCTCGATTGGAAGCTAGATGGGGCGTCAGTCTGTACCATGGACATCGGCAGCTATCCTCATGGCCGGGAAGAGCAATGCGATTATTGGCGCGGACTCACAATACAAAAGGGTTTATTCCGTTGGACCACAAGTAGTTCGTGTAAGCTCTTTGGTTTGACTAACTCTTCACTTAGTACACTCGATTGACGAGTAGATGAAGAGAACACGAGTTCGAAATAGGGACTGGAGACTGCAATTCACGTTGTTGCGGATACAGCGTGTTATACGGCGTGTTACATGTATTGTGTTGGCACATCGCTGTAAAAGAGTGCTGATCGGACCTTGAGATTCCAACAACAAGCGATGGGGTCATATTAGGTCTCAATCCTCAATCACAGAGTAAACGATGGTCTTCCATATCGCTGGATTCATAACGAGTTGGCGAGACTTGTCATTGTACATGCCTCCAGCACAAAACGCCTCTAGACATAGGATTTGGCGATTAGAAAAGCGCTTTTGATGAGATGTTTTACTGTTGAGATCCGGCTTTTGTTCCGTTCAGGTACCGGGCCTAATCGGAGATCGTATGTCCGTGCACATCATTCCAAAGGACCTTCGCGTCTTCAGTATTTAATAGAATGTTTGACAATCCAAGCCGCCCCAGAACGAGTCAACAGCTGTATAGGTTATAAAAGATAGCGAACGAGGAATAAGCCATGTACAATTTCAGCATGCAGGTCGAAATTTACCGTGTCAGACTTACGCATCCACCCAGACCCACGTCGAAGCACATCCGCCCCATAGCCCAAGCACTTTACCCTTCAGCTCAACTCTCTCTAATGCGTCTCTGTCCCTTTCATCTCCCATCGCCAGATTACCATGTTCATTCCATCCTCCAGCAAAAAGTATTTCTTCCTGTCCGCCTGCCCTAGCAAGGACAAGTAGATGTTCCGTCCCCGCAACTATCTTCTCCACCTGCCTTCCCTCTGGTATATTGACTTTACCTCTCTCTGAACTTGCTTTACCCCGCAGAAGCTGCGAGTGTGTGTTAGAACCTTGCGAGTAGATACCGTCGGATGTAAGAAAGTAGGATCCTCCCCATGTTGCTGCAATAGCCCTGACGTTTTCCAACTCGTGCACGCCTGTGATCTGACCTTTGAGGTTACTGCCCCAACCAAGGACTGAGCCGTCAGAAAGGAGGGCGATGGTGTGTGATGCTCCGAGAGCGATATTAACAACGCTTTGGCCCCGCTGGAGGGGAACATCGATGAGTGTAGGGGGTGATGTGAGTGGGTGAGGATTCGCTTTGCTTTTACCTTTTGCCTTGTTAGACGGCCCGGCAGCGGTTACACCGGATAAAGTTGCAGCACTCAGTTCCCCCTTTCTTGATGCTCCCCATCCCATAACCCTTTGACATTCTAAGCCCGTAATTACCATGATTACATGTCTCTGTCCGCCTTTAATCATCTGCACCTTCTCTCCAGGTTTCAGCCCTACATCAACCAGCGTCGGTTTTTGTGACGCCTGCGAAACCGGAATAGGAGATGGTGTGCCGGACAGCATAACAGGTGTCGAAGACCCCAGTTCTCCAAAGTCATTTGAACCGCATGATATGATGACTTGTCGAGCCAAGCTTTCCTTCGGAGTTTCACTAGTTCCGCCATCTGATAACGTCTCTTGTACCCGCTGGTAGACCACAAAACTCGTCGTCCATGTCGCAGCAATTTTCACAGGTTCCCATCTACCTTCCAAACCATACGCCCGAGATAGATCAAGTAATTTCCACTGTCCTTCGGGACGCACATCATCCCAAAGCGAACACCGAGGACCTAACTGTCCTAAAGTATTCGTCCCAGCACCCAGCAAGATATTTCTACACTCTTTGCCTTGACCGTCATCCGAATAGCTAGAGTTGGGTgatgagagaagaagaagagagtgTGCAGAAGCAGAGACGACTTCAAGTATTCTAGCTGGCGGAAAGATCGGTGGGAGCGAATGGTGGTAGATGGTGGGGGTGAGTACAGAGACGTCGTTGGGATGGTTGATCGCGAGATGAGAAGCTGCGTTTGAACCGCAAGACAGAAGTGTCGGCGGCATTATATCCTCTCCGTCTGCTTTTTGAATCATGGTGCACCAGAGGCAAGATATTAATGATATAGATCAGAAGGGTCGGTCTGCTGCTAAGACGGACCATGTGCGGAATACCGCTCAACGCGCACGGATCGGGACAACTTATCTATTTTGCAGACTTTTGGTGCCTCGATTGTGCCTGGCAACTGAAATGATCTCTCGCCTGCTTGTCACTGTCATTTTCTGTTAATTATCTCACATAGTCTAGGCTCGACACAAGCCCCTCGACGGACATCGACCGGCGTTGAACGTATAATCCTCTAAATACGATTTTCAAGGACTCAAATGGACATACCATTCTAAGCAGAAAGCCCAATGGCACCTCATTACTTTGGTAGATTGGCCGCGCACTATTACTATTTGGAATGATAGTGAAACCGCAACCTAACAGCGCTCGGTTTGGTGTAGAGAGCAGAGTGTTGCCCCCCAGATGTCTTAGGTGGATCAATACTCTGCAATATTCGACCACCAGATTTATGAGAATGTTGCTTGGTTTAAGCAGCTGCAAGAAAAGTTGTCCGACGGATCTTATGGATCCTCCTCCGGTTTCACCCTCTCGGGAGTGAGCCTCCGGATGACCTAGTTGGATTTAGGTAGCTCTACATTTAAGCACGTTACtgaggatgatgattgATGATATGATATCAGGCAAATCAGGACTGCAGCACCTGTTCAGTCAAAGTAGAACCGAGGAAAGGGTTCATTGTTGATGTTTGGTATAGTACCCAGATATTGTCATATAACACTGTATGCATCTACAATGAATGGAAAATTAAATGCCCGAATTATGTATAAGCGGCAGCTCCGCGGCGTGCAAAATACATGCATTTGAATGGAAGACAACCACAACTCGAGTCTTTCAGTCACTCTCATCGCCGCTTCCGTATCCTCCAAGCAATGACATCCCGACTTGCTTTGTCGGTACTTTTCTAgccttctccctctcctcttcagcCTGTTTCTTCACCATTTCAGCGTAAAATTTGATGTTATCCAAAGCGTCCGCATTAAAAAATCCCCCTTcactttttcctttttttgCTGGTCTgttctcctcctcctcctcttcatcttcttcagGTTTTGATGCTTCGATATGGTAGAAATCCTCAACATCACCGTCTTCGAGGGCTCGAACAGCTTGAGTGGCCTCGACTAAATCTTCGTCGAGCATGCCGGCGATCGCCTTTTGTCCAATTTCTTCAATACGTTTTTCCTCGgcaatcttctctcctgGGTTGGGATCTTCAGTAGCCCACCTAAAAAAGCGTTGAAGTGTCAGTCAAGTCTAGGAGTTGTGGAAATACAAAGGGGCTTACCGAACGTTCAAGATTTCGTCGCCGTCCATACTTTGATTGGCCATAGCCTCCTTGGCAAAGCTCGCTTGGTGATCAGTCTCGTATGTCACAAAAGCGACGCCACGTCCAAACAAAATGTTATCTGCGTACGTTAATTTAGAAGTGGAACCTAGCGATTAAGACACTTACGTTTGACGATCTTACCCCACTCTCCAAAATGACGCAATAAAGTCTCCGTCATCTGCTTCTTATCCGGGCTTTCTTGGATCTTGCCAATATACAATGTTCGGTTTTGACGGTTGAAAGACCCAACACCACCCATGTCATCTCGGTAATCGGCGTGCTTCTCCCGTCCGAAACAGTCTCTGGAGTTGTCCGGTAATTGATCTGGAAAGCTCGTGCTCAGATATTTGCAAACAATGAGTGTCAAAGATGACTTACGGCTCGGTAATGGTAAACGGTGAAGATACTGGCATTCGTATCTGCAGTCAAGGTGAGCTACGATTGAGTTGAAGTTGAAATATCGGAATGTATTGTACTCACCCGTAAGGACAACATCCACGAGCAAAGAACAAACAGCAGTACTTGTTACCTGTAGCGTCTGCTCTTGTGTAGCCTGCATCTCGGGAGATGATACATCGGGTTTGAGAGTGTACTTTGCTATCATGGAAAGACGTTCAGCTTCGGAGAAATGTTGCCTGATGATAAACGCACCTAGCTAAAGCATCCTCTCTGTCTCCTCCCGCCCATTTGTTATACCAGATGTCTGGATAAAAAGTCAGCAAAAAGGTCCCCGACGAACAAAAATTGACCCACTGTACTCTCGTCCCGCCTGATAACCTTGGCTCTTGTCCACCTCGTCCGACGCCACTTGCTTTCGAGCGGGCTTCAGCTTCCTCTTTGGTGCTACAGCATTGTCTGCGGACATAGCGGAATGGATGTATGTTTTCAACGAGGATATATAGAGACGTGACATCGACTTTAGGCATAAACATCTTGACGTTCCTTCACTGTTCGTGCGAGACATCTATTACATAATCTCCTCCACCTGGCTATTACATAAGCGTTTGAATGAATGGTTCGTCATTGTCCGTTACCTCTTTCATTTCCTTATTTTTCAGGCTATATTCATAATACTCCAGTTTCTTTCGGTATAGCCATCAAAACCAGGGGGTCAAAAATGGAGCAGGCGACTGATCTCGAAGATTCGGTCTTTGTAGAGCTCCTCAATACTGCCGTCAATCCTTCTTTTGTCGATGCGATACCGTCAGACCAGCTCGCCGCATCATTAGGGATCGATGGCCCTTTGAACAGAGAGCAAGCCTTGGAATTATTGGAAAATGAAATTCTGGCTCCTGCACATAAATTCCAAGGGCACGAACTTGGATACTGGCAAGTGTAAGTAACAATCTGTCAATTCATTCAATAAGCGTTGCGTCCGACTGACAGTCATCAATAGGCAACCACCCATCAGTCTTCCTACGCCGCACTTGACCCTTTCTCCTCTGTATCAGACGCACACGGTAGCTCCGTCGTTCCGAGGTATCAATGGGGAGTTCACGCATTGGCGAGAAGCTCTTGCTCCTAAACCCCCAGCCCATCCCACCTTGTCTTCATCTACGACCAGAGCCCCTGGTTCTCTGCAGAATTTCGTCAGAGGAAAGGGATCATATGCTCCTTTCCTTCCTGGTGGTTTGGAGTCTGCCGCCAAATTGGAAGAAtatgaggatgaagacgaagatgaagatgaagatgaagatggagaagtAGGGTGGAAAACAAGGGCACCTGGAATGAAAAGAGGTGCCAAGCTCGATGGAGGTTAGGTAATTCTTCTCAAGACGGAATGCCACTGCTGACGTTCCTGAAGCGGATGATTTCCTTGCTGAAATGCTGGGCCAGCAGTCAATAACTGCAAAGGCCAAGAGACGTCGACGGGATGGCGAATTTGCTTCACCTCAGTTGACTGTCTCAAGACTAGGTGATaaggatgaagatgttGACGGAATCGATCTCAAGCCTGCTCATCCTTCAGATAAGGACATCGATGATTTATTACCAATAGGAGTGAGTATTTACATATAATTTAAAGCACAGATCCTGATATGTTCCTTTAGCGCCTTCCTgctcctccatcttctaAGAAACAGTTTAAGGCCGTTGCAAAGAAGGATTGGGCCCATGTTGTGGATGTAAATCAAAAACTGGATAATGTAAGTTACAAATGGCATTGCGTTATACTCATCATCGTGCAGTTCAGTGAACTGGTACCTGAAATGGCAAAAGAGGTTAGTTTTTCATCGTTACTGATTCAAAGTTATGCATCTGACATACATCTAGTATCCTTTCGAACTCGATAACTTCCAAAAAGAAGCTGTTTACAGACTCGAACTGGGAGACAGTGTTTTCGTTGCTGCCCATACATCTGCAGGTAAAACGGTCGTTGCTGAATATGCTATTGCCCTTGCAGCGAAACATATGACCAAGTGCGTCTATCAGTAACTTTCTCTCCGTTATTGTCATTAATTCTCGTCATCAGGGCCATTTATACTTCTCCCATCAAAGCTCTTTCGAATCAAAAATTTCGAGACTTCAAAACCACGTTTGAGCCCTCAACTGTTGGTATCCTGACGGGTGATGTCCAAATCAATGCCGAAGGAAGCTGTCTGATTGTGAGTGTATTTGATTGTCACCTGATTTTGCTTACATTATGACTTGCAGATGACAACGGAGATCTTGAGAAGCATGTTGTACAAAGGTGCTGACCTTATCCGAGATGTTGAGTTTGTCATCTTCGATGAGGTCCATTACGTCAATGATGCCGAGGTGAGTAATTTTCTTTCATTAACATCCCTCTATCTGACAAAATTTTAGCGAGGTGTAGTTTGGGAAGAGGTTATTATAATGCTTCCAGAACACGTCAACATCATCTTGCTTTCCGCCACTGTACCGAACACCAAGGAGTTTGCAGACTGGGTTGGGTGAGCATCCCAGCTTGATCCTTTTCACACTTGTTAACAACATGTAGGCGAaccaagaagaaggacaTCTATGTCATCTCTACTCCTATGCGACCTGTCCCCCTAGAACACTTCCTCTGGGCCGGCCGAGAAACCCACAAAATCGTCAGCTCGCAATCTAAGTTTCTTATGGAAGGATATTCCTCAGCTAGCGATGCTCTTCGGCGAAAACAGGATAAAGAAAGAGAAGCCAATGGCTTGCCACCTCTACAACGTACTGGCGGTCGAGGAGGAGCGCCAGTTAAATCGAAGGATCTGCCAACCGGGAAGAATGCACCCTTTACCCGTGTTGGAGCTGGCAGGAACCACACCAATCGTGGAGGTGGTAATGGCCCACCACAAGCTGCTTTCGGCGGTGGAAGAGGCGGACGTGGAGGCAGTCGAGGCGGGTTTGGGGGTAGTTCGCGTCCTTCTCACGTGCTCGATCAAAATATTTGGACTCATCTCATCAGCTACCTCAAGAAGAACACCCTCTTACCGGTCGTCAACTTTGTGTTTAGCAAGAAGAGATGTGAGGAGTATGCGCAAACGTTAAGCCTAGATCTTTGTACCGCgaaagagaagagtgaAGTGCATATTACTTGGGAAAGGGCATTGACGCGGCTGAAGGGTATGTCCTCTGCTTCTATTGACTGGAACTGGGCTGACTTTTGTATGCAGGTGAGGATAAAAACCTTCCTCAGATTTTGCGTATGCGAGAACTACTGGGCCGAGGTATCGGTGTTCACCACGGTGGTCTTTTGCCGTTGGTGAAAGGTACTTGCACTTTCTTTTCTCaaccatcttcttcatgaTGCTGACTGACTTTACAGAGGTCGTCGAAATCTTGTTCGCTCGAGGCCTTGTAAAGGTCCTCTTTGCCACCGAAACCTTTGCCATGGTAAGCTCATTTATCTCTTCCCCAAAGGCTTTGCTCATGTTTCTGTCAGGGTGTTAATATGCCCGCAAAATCGGTCGTGTTCTCTGGCATTCGTAAACATGATGGCACTTCTTTCCGCAACCTTCTTCCTGGAGAGTACACTCAAATGGCTGGTCGAGCCGGTCGTCGTGGTCTCGATACCACGGGAACTGTCATTATTCTCAGCGGCGATGAGCTTCCTAGTGTCGAAGAGTTAAATGAGATGATGCTTGGTGTGCCCAACAGGCTCTCATCGCAGTTCAGATTGACTTATAACATGATTTTGAACTTGCTGAGAGTAGAGGCGCTCaaggtggaggagatgatTAAGAGAAGTTTCTCAGAAAACGCGACGCAAAAGATGGCGCCAGAGCAGCAGAGGGTCATCGCTCAGGTGAGCACCTTTCTTTCCATGTGCTTCTGGAGGCGCTGACCAACTGGCTGCGAACAGACGGAGAAAGAACTCGCAAAGCTTCCCAAGCTTGAGTGTAATGTTTGCAATGCCGATATCGATGCTTTCTATAACCTCTCAACTGAAGCTTCACGACTCAACGCGCAGTTCCTCAAGAGAGCTTCTTGGTCCAATCAATCTGGGAAGCTGTTTGTCCCAGGCAGAGTGGTGGTTTTACGCAATGCTGTGGGCATACCTTTGGACTAAAACACTTTTTAAAAGCTCATCACTTGTTTGCAGCATTCCCCTGGCAATCTTGCTGTAATCTTGGGTAATCATCCTAACCTTGGGCCTGACGGCCAGCGGCCCGATGTAAAGGCGTTTAGAGCCCTTGTGCTTGTAACACCGGGGCAGAAGTCCGGCAAAGAAGGTGAGCGGCTTGCCTTGGTGATTTATAACTTGTACTAATGTTTGCTAGATCTTTCGGTAGAAGAATTAACTCCTCGTTGGCCGCCTATCCTCCCGAAAGGATCATTCCCCAACCCCACTGCCGAACGGACAGTGGTCGACACTTCCTCTATCTCCTTCGTGATTAATCATATCTTGAAGGCAAGTCGTATTGAAACCAAGTATCATCGTTATAATATCCTGACTAATTCAATAATCACAGTACGACTTCTATCGCTTGAATAGTAGAGAATCTCCTTCCGATATTCAGCAAGCTTTAAATGACCTCAGCAAACTTCATGAGGAGCTTTCAGTCCTGCCTGAACTGCCTGAGGCCGACTGGTCAAGATTGAGAGACATCGATATTCAGTCGTTGCTTAAGGAAAGGACAAATGCGGCCGGCAGGCTATCGAAACTGGGCTGCCAGCTGTGTGAGAACTTTGCGGATCATGTGAGCTCTTGCTTCCGCTCATTGCGAATTACGAATTAACCTTTTGAATTAGTATGCCACTCTACATGAGCGAAAGCAGGTGGAGCAGCGTATTCAAAAACTCAAACTCCAACTCTCGGATCAAAACCTTGAACTGCTTCCTGACTATGAGTCTCGGGTCGAAGTTCTCAAACGGCTCTCTTTCATCGACGAAAACGCCACAGTCCTTCTCAAGGGACGCGTGGCTTGTGAGATCAACTCTGCACCCGAGCTCATTCTTACGGAACTCATTCTTGAAAATATTCTCGCCGATTACACACCCGAAGAGGTTGttgctcttctttcaaTCTTCGTGTTCGTGGAGAAGACGGAGTCTCAACCCATAATCCCAACCAAACTGCAGGATGGTCTAGACGTCATTTACAACATTGCAGAGCAGGTCGAAATGGAGCAGGCCTCCTGTCAAGTTCAACACGATGAGTTTGCCACCAAGTATAAACCTGGTCTGGTGGAAGTTGTTTATGAATGGGCAAGAGGAATGGTGGGTACTTGTGCTGATGGGCTTATAATAACTTATTAACGGAATATCAAATCAGCCTTTCAACGAGATCACCAACTTAACGGATGTACCGGAAGGAACAATTGTGCGCGTAATTACGAGACTGGACGAGACTTGTAGAGAAGTTAGAGACGCGGCGAGAGTTATCGGCGACGCCGATCTGTtcaagaagatggaggaagcGCAGAGTTTGATTCGAAGAGATAGTGAGTCATTGCGTTTGAGCCTTGAATGTAACTGACGGTTTATTCTTCCATAGTTGTTTTTGCTGCCAGTTTGGTAAGTTTCAATCACCAGTGACAACATAGCAGGGCAACTGATCAATCTCCGTAGTATCTCTAAGTGCTGCACATTCATATTCATACCATTATTGTAGTATGCAAGCAACTCAAAGCTTCATTTATCACTGCAATTTATAGATATATAGATCGTCCGTTAGCAATCAATCCTAATCCATAAAAGCCTGGCGAAAGCGTATGTGCTACTTTTACTGGGATTTTGGCCGTCTGTCATTCTCCTTCGTTTCTTGTAATTAAAGGAGCTTGAAGTGATGATGCTGTGTGAGAACAGGCGAGCTCAGTGAACGATAACAAGCGCTGGGCGTACAACGAAAGGTAAAAACAGTAGCAGATTGATAAGCTGAATGATGAAGACCTGCTTTATCGAGCGACGAGATCTCGGAGAAGTCTTATATGCTAATACTCGAAAGGTTAACCTATTTTTAGGAACACTTAATATTTACGGGCCAACTTAGTACGAATACGGGGTGGTGCAGTTCATCCCGCTGACTTCTTCTTTGGACTAATTCCAGCCATTTGCGTTGACTGACGGAGCCTTCGACGCGCTGTACCATCATGTATGGCAAAATGCGGAGATTGATTACAAATCCGCCCACTCGAATTTCCCACGGTCTTCACAATGAAGGAGTCCACTCTCTCGCCACTTGAAAATTTCCCGGAAACGCCGAGGATTTTACCTTTTTTTCATAACAGTGCCTACGACGACGAAAGAGGTGGCGACGACGACAACGACCAGACTGATAGCATCGACGCAACCACAGGCAGTGAGAACCACATTTCAAACATCCGAGACGCCCGCCAGAGCGGCCCATCTTTTCCCCCAAGTCGAAAGCTGCATCCGGAAAGGCTGCTTGTAGCGCCACACACGGGTTTTCTCGGGATCAGCATCGTGATTAGACATCCGCATCCCACCACATCTTGAAAACACCGTATTCCCGTTATCGTTGCCCATCTCAACGCCTCAAACGCGTACATCACTAACGCCGAGCACATCCTCCTACACACGGACCTCGCACCTCCACCGCGAGCGACCACCCCGGTTACACATACAAACTATGGACCCCCAACAACAAGCCGACAACGACGCCCTGGCCTCTGCCGTGGCTGCTTCCGCCCACCAACTCGGGTTAGGTCCTCTTCACGGCCACGAACACCCGGATGACGGCCACCACCAGCCTCACCACTTCCACCATGCCCTCCAGCAGCCCGACTTTAGCCAGGGTCACCATCACAAAGACGGAGAGGGCCATCATGACCAAGGGATGGATGTGCATGCGCTTGATATCCCGACAGTTGATGAGGGTCACCACCATGTGATGGAGCATCACCAGTCTGAGCTGGATCTGGGTCTTGGAAGTATTGGTACCCCCGGTGAGATGCAGGGCTTTGACACGGGAGAAATGGACCAGACACCAGCAGAGGTATACTCTGGCAGACCACCTAGTATCCGAAAAGGTGAGTAATGCGCAGTAAGTCCTTGAGTACAATGCTGACGTATCCCCGATGCAGCTTGTGATTTGTGCCACGCTGCCAAACAAAAGTGCTCTGGCGACCGTCCCTCTTGTACTCGCTGTGCTGCAGGTGGTTGGCCATGCAACTACGCTCCCCGTCAACGCCGTCGTACCGTCCCCAAGGAACAGAAGCACCAGCAGCATCACGCTTCACAACATACCCATCATGGGCTTGAcatgcaccaccaccatgCCCATGCGATGCAGTTACAGTCTGGCGCAAAGAAACGCAAACTCGCTAGGGAAGCTTTGACTGGATTCGGATCAGAAGCTATCGATATGAAGATGGCGATGGGTATGGCTATGGACATGGGTCTGACtggggaggaagaaggagaggaaaTGCAAAACATGTCTGATGAGCAGATGGTGAGCTTGTTTCTAGTTGCCCGTAGTGCTTTGCTAATTCAAGATAGCTAGAATCTATTGCAATCGACGGTTATCTTTCCGACCTACCCCTGGCCTCTTTCGTCCACAACCTTCCATTCACCACTACTCCTGCTCAAGAACCTGTTTTCAACGCCGACGACTTCCCTTCCTCGTCAGATAACGCCTTTCCCAGTGCAGACATGGACCAACACACCACTTCCGCCCTCCGTGATGCCATTTTCTCTCTTAACGAGTCTGGTAATGGCGGACaagaaggtgaaggtgGAGGTGAGCATGGCGATGGTGAAGGAGGTGAAGAAGGTCAGATGGACCCGCATCTCGCGTTGCTTGATCTATCAAATATGAACAATGAAGCCGACGGCGAAGGTTCTGATCCTACTGCCGGTCTCAACCTCGGCGACTTTACCCACCCTCACACCCCTACCCAATCACAAGGATGCAACCACCGTCAACTCGTCCCTCATATCCTTGCACTCCTCACATCCCACACCCTTGACCCCAAGCCCGGATCCAACACCCCGCTAACCCTTGCCGTCTTTGCTCCTCTTGCTCGATCATTGCGATTATTCCATTCTCTCACTGCCTGCCAGACATGCATGTCGTCACCCCGAGAAACGCTACCTCAACTTGCCTTACTCTCACGTACCACCACCATTCTCACCTTCCCTTTCCCACCTATCAACTCTTCCTCAGTGGGCTCCTCAGCGCAGATTACCATCCACGGCGCTCGTATATCTGGTACTGGTCTTTCAGAGGCAATTGAACAACATGTCGTTGGCGTTGTTTGGGATTCATGGAGAGCAAGTGTAAGAGAGGTGTTTGCTGCGATGGATAAGAAAGCGCAGGAAGTTATCACTGCAAGCGGATTGGCTGCCGCTGCCGCAGGTAACCAAGAAGGAGGACCAGTACCACAAGTTAGCAGTTTGGAAAAGCAGAGAGCGGGTTTAGTGTTCCAGGCGGTATCGAGGTTGGTCACCGCAATGGATGAGGTTGAGGGGAATTAGGGGAAAAAGTCCACAAGGTGGCGGAAGTTATTGCAAGAAAGTGTATAAAGTAAATTATGGTTTCAAATAGTTATCGTAGGTTATAGTGTTGTGCTTAGGTTTTCCTCGTGCCCGATGTAGGAGATGCATTAGTACAGAGATCAAGTGTCATTACCACCACGCCTCATCCAGCATGCCTCAAGGCCAGATATCATTGTCATATCTCTTACAACTTATCCCAAAGGACCTCCCTCATTGTCGGCCTGTTTATGCCCATCAGTCATCGAACAAAGTGCATTACAGCTCCCATTTAAGGAACATAGATTCAACAAACCTTCATATGCCCTTCTTTATGGACTCAGCTGAGGACTGCTCCCGCCGTTACGATCACGATTTAAGCTGATTCTGCATTATAGGTCTTGAACGAAACCTTCTCCCGTGAAACGTGGTTTAAAATAGAGACCGATGGTTTCACGGTCTACAGATGAGACACCAACACTTCTCCAACAGGAAAGGAGTCCTCGACGTGGCGTTGAATGAAGGGTCCAATGATTAAAAATAAATATAAAAACAACGATAGGCTCATTGCATTACCTAGGACGTGGGAGTGCATAAAAGGGTATAAATTTATCAAGGTCTAGCTAATCACCGTAATCATTATCTACATCATAatcctctctcttcttcatggCAGGCGGCTTGCGCCGCTCCTCTTTCGCCGTCTGTCTCGAGGGTCTGCGTTCCTCTTCCTGTCTCCTCGTTGATTCAACGTTATCATTACGTCCAGAATCATCTTTGGCGGTCCTGGCTTTTGTCCTTTCTAC of the Cryptococcus gattii WM276 chromosome H, complete sequence genome contains:
- a CDS encoding Hypothetical protein (Similar to TIGR gene model, INSD accession AAW45602.1; CNI02700); translated protein: MDPQQQADNDALASAVAASAHQLGLGPLHGHEHPDDGHHQPHHFHHALQQPDFSQGHHHKDGEGHHDQGMDVHALDIPTVDEGHHHVMEHHQSELDLGLGSIGTPGEMQGFDTGEMDQTPAEVYSGRPPSIRKACDLCHAAKQKCSGDRPSCTRCAAGGWPCNYAPRQRRRTVPKEQKHQQHHASQHTHHGLDMHHHHAHAMQLQSGAKKRKLAREALTGFGSEAIDMKMAMGMAMDMGLTGEEEGEEMQNMSDEQMLESIAIDGYLSDLPLASFVHNLPFTTTPAQEPVFNADDFPSSSDNAFPSADMDQHTTSALRDAIFSLNESGNGGQEGEGGGEHGDGEGGEEGQMDPHLALLDLSNMNNEADGEGSDPTAGLNLGDFTHPHTPTQSQGCNHRQLVPHILALLTSHTLDPKPGSNTPLTLAVFAPLARSLRLFHSLTACQTCMSSPRETLPQLALLSRTTTILTFPFPPINSSSVGSSAQITIHGARISGTGLSEAIEQHVVGVVWDSWRASVREVFAAMDKKAQEVITASGLAAAAAGNQEGGPVPQVSSLEKQRAGLVFQAVSRLVTAMDEVEGN